A single window of Lytechinus variegatus isolate NC3 chromosome 8, Lvar_3.0, whole genome shotgun sequence DNA harbors:
- the LOC121420823 gene encoding uncharacterized protein LOC121420823, whose translation MEKELVGLKSAKLVVYGLPDDANITIPVDLHEGMETNATCRTSNGYPPPLIHWYIGSRNLTDNSSLKSLLNRANRYDSLSTLIFVPNRFDHGKRLLCQAVQPETFLFRSVNDSMVLNISYGPIVSISSRRLIEKGVHVGFVFKCTSDANPLAFKVQWICDCTELQGCHNTSFNNTLLEGGTVTSTDLAIGYTPSKYSCEFKCIGISTFGEGTAVLKSTFYGKKNISFLFISHIIAYHL comes from the exons ATGGAAAAAGAACTTGTTGGCTTGAAATCTGCCAAATTAGTAGTTTATG GCCTACCAGATGACGCTAATATTACCATTCCTGTCGATCTGCACGAAGGTATGGAAACAAATGCAACATGCAGAACATCTAATGGATACCCACCCCCTCTCATTCATTGGTATATTGGATCAAGAAACCTGACAGATAATTCATCGCTTAAGTCTTTATTGAATAGAGCTAATCGATATGATTCTCTAAGCACTCTGATCTTCGTACCAAACAGGTTTGATCATGGAAAACGTCTTCTCTGCCAGGCAGTCCAACCTGAAACATTCTTGTTTCGTTCAGTGAATGACAGCATGGTTCTAAACATATCGT ACGGCCCGATTGTATCCATTTCTTCTCGACGACTTATCGAGAAAGGGGTACATGTCGGTTTTGTATTCAAATGTACGTCAGATGCCAATCCTCTTGCTTTCAAAGTCCAATGGATCTGTGACTGTACAGAGCTCCAAGGCTGCCACAATACATCGTTCAACAACACTCTGTTAGAAGGTGGAACTGTTACCTCAACTGATTTAGCAATTGGATATACCCCATCTAAATATTCATGTGAGTTCAAATGCATCGGTATTTCTACATTTGGCGAGGGAACTGCAGTCTTAAAGTCGACGTTTTACGGTAAGAAGAACATTTCGTTTCTATTCATTTCCCATATCATAGCCTATCACTTGTGA